A genomic region of Arachis stenosperma cultivar V10309 chromosome 9, arast.V10309.gnm1.PFL2, whole genome shotgun sequence contains the following coding sequences:
- the LOC130947439 gene encoding protein LIFEGUARD 1-like, producing MGGHHHHHHEHHGKGGGDIEAGFYNYGKGMNNGNELYPGMIESPELRWGFIRKVYIIVACQLLLTALVSSIYFIFPKIKDTIRSNLVFLILMIVIPLLVTIIILFALSKYYRKHPVNLILLAIYTIATAVGVGFVTSFSKGPIVFEAILLTGAVVLSLTAYTFWAVKRGHDFSFLGPFLFAASTVLLFFAIIQMIHPLGPIGRMIYSGLGALLMCGYIVFDTNNLIKVYDYDEYVWGAIAIYQDIITLFLHLLSILNN from the exons ATGGGtggccatcatcatcatcatcatgagcATCATGGAAAGGGTGGTGGTGACATTGAAGCAGGGTTCTACAACTATGGGAAGGGGATGAATAATGGTAATGAGTTGTATCCGGGGATGATTGAGTCACCGGAGCTACGATGGGGGTTTATTCGGAAAGTTTATATTATTGTGGCATGTCAACTGCTTCTAACCGCTCTCGTTTCATCCATCTACTTCATTTTCCCAAAAATTAAGGATACAATTCGCTCCAACCTCGTTTTCCTCATCCTTATGATCGTAATCCCCTTACTTGTTACCATAATCATTCTATTTGCATTGAgcaaatattacaggaaacaccCCGTCAATCTCATCCTTCTTGCCATCTATACCATCGCCACTGCTGTCGGCGTCGGCTTCGTTACTTCTTTTTCCAAAG GGCCAATCGTGTTCGAGGCTATATTGCTGACAGGTGCGGTGGTCCTTAGCCTCACGGCATACACATTTTGGGCGGTTAAACGAGGCCACGATTTCAGTTTCCTTGGTCCATTCCTCTTTGCTGCTTCAACGGTCTTGTTATTTTTCGCAATCATTCAA ATGATTCACCCATTGGGGCCAATCGGAAGGATGATATACAGTGGTCTTGGTGCACTGTTAATGTGTGGTTACATCGTATTTGACACGAATAATCTCATCAAAGTTTACGACTATGACGAGTATGTTTGGGGTGCAATTGCCATCTATCAAGATATCATCACCCTTTTCTTGCACCTGCTTTCAATATtgaacaattaa
- the LOC130951643 gene encoding uncharacterized protein LOC130951643, translating to MAIEVCSETPSAGISPRISFSHDLKNTEGAVPVENRHLGSDLCIFDSTGSDFVFCITNSITEQLSSADELFSNGKIVPMEVKRVSNAPREPLPHHRPRPRPRSSSTGGGFTEKKRLKEFLSAESDDAENEEEKPSSKYFWQFKRSSSLNFDTNRGNGLIRSLQFLSRSNSTGSAPIPKQTESQKQRLQKQCSVSSRRSSSSSSSSSSSTYYFYNSSQKPSLKKSNGSSANGVRISPVLNLPQSYIPKATARFFGIGSLFCNGKTKRKKK from the coding sequence ATGGCAATAGAAGTATGCTCTGAGACACCAAGCGCAGGAATCAGCCCTAGAATCTCATTCTCTCATGATCTCAAGAACACAGAAGGTGCTGTCCCCGTGGAGAATCGCCACCTTGGATCGGACCTCTGCATCTTTGACTCAACCGGCTCCGATTTCGTGTTCTGCATCACAAATTCCATAACAGAACAACTCTCTTCAGCCGATGAGCTTTTCTCCAATGGCAAGATTGTTCCAATGGAAGTGAAGCGAGTTTCAAATGCCCCACGTGAACCCTTACCCCATCATCGACCTCGTCCTCGTCCTCGTTCATCAAGCACTGGAGGAGGATTCACAGAGAAGAAGAGGCTCAAGGAGTTCTTATCCGCAGAATCCGATGATGCAGAGAACGAAGAAGAGAAGCCATCTTCAAAGTATTTCTGGCAATTCAAGAGAAGTAGCAGCTTGAATTTCGATACGAATCGTGGGAATGGGTTGATTCGTTCGCTGCAGTTTCTATCACGAAGCAACTCAACTGGTTCTGCTCCGATTCCGAAGCAAACAGAGTCACAGAAACAGAGGTTGCAGAAACAGTGCTCTGTTTCGAGCCGAAGgtcttcatcttcatcatcttcttccaGTTCAAGTACATATTATTTCTATAATTCTTCTCAGAAACCTTCATTAAAGAAAAGTAATGGATCTTCTGCTAATGGTGTTAGAATTAGTCCTGTTTTGAATCTACCACAATCATATATCCCAAAAGCAACTGCAAGATTCTTCGGAATTGGTTCACTCTTCTGTAATGGAAAGACtaaaaggaagaagaaataa